In Lacrimispora indolis DSM 755, a genomic segment contains:
- a CDS encoding EutN/CcmL family microcompartment protein has product MVAARLIDNIWATRKAESLNGYKFMLAEIIGGTREGERLIVADIISAGIGDRVIVSTGSSARRMLGSDEVPVDAVVIGIIDEDCQFI; this is encoded by the coding sequence ATGGTAGCGGCAAGACTGATTGATAACATATGGGCAACCAGAAAAGCGGAGTCCTTAAACGGATATAAATTTATGCTCGCCGAGATCATTGGAGGCACACGGGAAGGGGAACGGCTGATCGTAGCGGATATTATCAGCGCGGGAATCGGTGACCGTGTGATCGTTTCCACCGGATCTTCTGCCAGACGGATGCTGGGAAGCGATGAGGTTCCCGTAGATGCCGTAGTGATCGGGATCATTGATGAGGATTGCCAATTTATATAG
- a CDS encoding cupin domain-containing protein, translating to MKQLICAKDVEKLNAEGKKVFYMESGSIITPSAKDAADAFGIKFCDKAEEQTLAPAPAAFAGFDMDSDKIYMVLKTLMEKGLLNDILKPYESENHGNGLKVVRGSSVKMDVFDTGDPSVKAYYQELVSKDESHISAGFLVIDHSSFEWELTYEEIDYVIEGTLTVTIDGKIYTAKAGDVLFVPSGSKVIWGSPDKARVFYATYPANWADLV from the coding sequence ATGAAGCAGTTGATTTGTGCAAAGGATGTAGAAAAGTTAAACGCTGAGGGAAAAAAGGTATTTTACATGGAAAGCGGAAGCATCATCACTCCGTCTGCAAAGGATGCAGCTGATGCCTTTGGCATCAAATTCTGTGATAAGGCAGAGGAGCAGACACTGGCTCCGGCCCCGGCGGCTTTTGCAGGATTTGATATGGACAGCGATAAAATTTATATGGTACTGAAGACTTTAATGGAAAAGGGCCTGTTAAATGACATTTTAAAGCCCTATGAGTCAGAAAACCATGGAAACGGTCTTAAAGTAGTCCGCGGAAGTTCTGTAAAAATGGACGTATTTGATACGGGTGATCCATCTGTTAAGGCTTACTATCAAGAACTGGTAAGCAAGGATGAGTCCCATATCAGTGCAGGTTTCCTTGTGATCGATCATTCCAGCTTTGAATGGGAATTGACCTATGAGGAGATCGATTATGTAATTGAAGGAACCTTAACCGTTACCATTGACGGAAAGATCTACACGGCAAAAGCCGGTGATGTGCTCTTCGTACCATCAGGTTCCAAAGTAATCTGGGGTTCTCCGGACAAGGCGAGAGTATTTTACGCAACGTATCCGGCGAACTGGGCTGACTTGGTTTAA
- a CDS encoding BMC domain-containing protein yields the protein MQALGFIETKGVLTAIEAADAMLKAADVSLLEKTKVGGGLVAVTVTGDVAAVKAAVDAGAAAVERINSAALVTRHVIARPHDELTAVVGGGTPDEPDKALVPEIKEEPSLEPFNEPETVDTIKRETMDLWMKQDGLEETMKILEDMKVTELRTLAREYPEFTIAGREISKANKTLLLEEFGKYYGQNN from the coding sequence ATGCAGGCACTTGGCTTTATAGAAACAAAAGGCGTGCTGACAGCCATTGAGGCGGCAGATGCCATGTTAAAAGCGGCGGACGTGTCTCTTCTGGAAAAGACCAAAGTCGGCGGAGGTCTCGTAGCTGTTACGGTGACCGGCGATGTGGCGGCAGTAAAGGCAGCGGTGGACGCCGGTGCAGCAGCGGTAGAACGCATAAACAGCGCTGCTCTAGTAACACGCCATGTGATTGCCAGGCCTCATGATGAGCTGACGGCTGTAGTCGGCGGAGGAACTCCGGATGAACCGGACAAGGCATTGGTTCCGGAAATCAAAGAAGAACCGTCTTTGGAGCCTTTCAATGAACCGGAAACGGTGGATACCATCAAGCGGGAAACCATGGACCTATGGATGAAGCAGGATGGTCTGGAAGAAACGATGAAGATACTTGAAGATATGAAGGTAACAGAGCTTAGAACCCTTGCCCGTGAATATCCGGAGTTTACCATAGCCGGACGGGAAATTTCAAAGGCAAATAAAACCCTGCTGCTGGAAGAATTCGGGAAGTATTATGGACAGAATAATTAA
- a CDS encoding acetaldehyde dehydrogenase (acetylating): MENFDYDLRSIQEARDLARCGEAAAKKIAGYTAEQIDTILKSMAKAGEEHALCLAEMAAQETGFGKVIDKAYKNHAASTLLYEEIKDMKTRGILEEDTVNKTIDVAEPVGLVMGIVPSTNPTSTVFFKSMIAIKSGNAIVFSPHPSAAKCTLKAAEVMRDAAMAAGAPEGIIGCVSMPSMGSTNELMKCKEVSVIIATGGPGMVKAAYSAGKPAIGVGAGNSPAYIEKTADVKQAVKTILASKTFDYGTICASEQSIICEESNHSEVVAELKSQGGYFMSKEETDKVCDLLFKNGHNMNAKFVGRSPQVIAQAAGIQIPEGTRVLIGKQEGVGEGYPLSYEKLTTVLGFYTVKNWEEACGLSIRLLQNGIGHTMSIHTQDRDMVLKFAAKPASRILVNTGGSQGGTGISTGLPISFTLGCGTCGGSSVSENVSPKHLLNVKKVAFGLKDCSTIAEEDPTFTWKEKSQGASLSPADFVASFGKKESSPAASVQGSCDDNEKLAALVKEIVLAMKGQ, encoded by the coding sequence ATGGAAAATTTTGATTATGATTTGCGTTCCATTCAGGAAGCAAGGGACTTAGCAAGATGCGGTGAAGCAGCCGCTAAAAAAATTGCCGGATATACGGCAGAACAGATTGACACCATTCTTAAGAGTATGGCAAAGGCAGGAGAGGAACACGCTCTTTGTCTGGCGGAAATGGCTGCCCAAGAGACCGGTTTCGGAAAGGTCATTGACAAGGCATATAAAAATCATGCCGCCTCCACTCTTTTATATGAAGAAATCAAGGATATGAAGACAAGAGGGATCCTTGAGGAGGATACGGTGAATAAAACCATTGATGTGGCAGAGCCGGTCGGACTTGTTATGGGAATCGTTCCCTCCACCAACCCCACCTCCACCGTATTTTTTAAATCCATGATTGCCATTAAATCCGGAAACGCCATTGTATTTTCTCCCCATCCGTCTGCTGCGAAATGCACTTTAAAGGCTGCAGAGGTCATGCGTGATGCCGCAATGGCAGCAGGCGCACCGGAGGGGATCATCGGCTGTGTATCCATGCCATCCATGGGCTCTACCAACGAGCTGATGAAGTGCAAGGAAGTTTCCGTTATCATTGCAACCGGCGGCCCTGGTATGGTGAAGGCTGCATACAGTGCAGGAAAGCCGGCCATTGGCGTAGGTGCAGGTAACTCCCCGGCTTACATAGAAAAAACAGCTGATGTGAAGCAGGCGGTAAAGACAATTCTTGCAAGCAAGACCTTTGACTACGGTACCATCTGTGCTTCCGAGCAGTCCATCATCTGCGAGGAAAGCAACCATTCAGAAGTGGTTGCGGAGTTAAAAAGCCAGGGGGGTTACTTTATGTCAAAGGAAGAAACAGACAAAGTCTGCGATCTGTTATTTAAGAACGGCCATAACATGAATGCCAAATTTGTCGGCCGCTCTCCCCAGGTGATTGCACAGGCAGCAGGCATCCAGATCCCGGAAGGGACCAGGGTCCTCATCGGCAAGCAGGAAGGCGTTGGAGAAGGATATCCATTATCCTACGAAAAGCTGACAACTGTCCTTGGTTTTTATACCGTAAAGAACTGGGAAGAAGCCTGCGGCTTAAGCATCCGCCTTTTACAGAACGGGATCGGACATACCATGAGCATTCATACCCAGGACAGGGATATGGTTCTTAAATTTGCTGCAAAGCCTGCTTCCAGGATCCTTGTGAACACAGGAGGAAGCCAGGGCGGAACCGGAATCAGCACAGGCCTTCCTATTTCTTTTACATTAGGCTGCGGAACCTGCGGCGGAAGCTCTGTTTCTGAAAACGTAAGTCCAAAGCATCTCCTCAATGTGAAAAAGGTAGCTTTTGGCTTAAAGGATTGTTCCACCATTGCAGAAGAGGATCCTACCTTTACATGGAAGGAAAAATCCCAGGGCGCATCCTTAAGTCCTGCCGATTTTGTAGCTTCCTTCGGTAAGAAAGAAAGTTCTCCGGCTGCATCTGTTCAGGGAAGCTGCGATGACAATGAGAAGCTGGCTGCTCTTGTAAAGGAGATCGTATTGGCTATGAAGGGCCAGTAA
- a CDS encoding phosphate propanoyltransferase: MDKYEAVIKLLMEAVKAESGTDEFRIPVGVSNRHVHLSQEDLDILFGQGYQLTKMKDLSQPGQYACKETVTICGPKGAIEKVRILGPVRRQTQIEVLAADCFKLGTNSQPKMSGELTGTPGITLVGPKGSVQTREGLIIAQRHIHMTPQDAMKFGVHDGQTVSIQTEGIRGGIFHHTAIRVTDTSSLECHLDTEEANAMGLGSSSSVTIVK; the protein is encoded by the coding sequence ATGGATAAGTATGAAGCGGTAATCAAACTCTTAATGGAGGCCGTGAAAGCGGAATCCGGAACCGATGAGTTTCGAATACCAGTCGGCGTTTCCAACCGCCATGTGCATCTGTCTCAGGAAGACTTGGATATCCTTTTCGGCCAGGGTTATCAGCTGACCAAAATGAAGGACTTATCCCAGCCGGGACAGTATGCATGCAAGGAAACAGTCACCATATGCGGTCCGAAAGGCGCCATTGAAAAGGTCCGTATATTAGGTCCGGTCAGAAGACAGACTCAGATCGAGGTTCTGGCGGCCGACTGTTTTAAGCTTGGAACAAATTCTCAGCCTAAAATGTCCGGCGAATTAACCGGCACACCGGGGATCACCCTGGTGGGACCCAAGGGCTCCGTTCAGACAAGAGAAGGGCTGATCATTGCCCAAAGACATATTCACATGACTCCTCAGGATGCCATGAAATTCGGCGTTCATGACGGACAGACAGTAAGCATTCAGACAGAGGGAATCCGGGGCGGCATCTTTCACCATACGGCAATCCGCGTAACCGATACATCCAGCCTGGAATGCCATCTTGATACGGAAGAAGCAAATGCCATGGGACTTGGCAGTTCTTCAAGCGTAACTATTGTAAAGTAA
- the eutM gene encoding ethanolamine utilization microcompartment protein EutM has protein sequence MKYDALGMIETKGLIGSIEAADAMVKAANVTLIGKEFVGGGLVTVMVRGDVGAVKAATDAGAAAAQRVGELVSVHVIPRPHAEVETILPGTKEA, from the coding sequence ATGAAATACGATGCATTAGGAATGATTGAAACAAAAGGTTTGATTGGATCCATCGAAGCAGCAGATGCTATGGTAAAAGCAGCGAACGTTACCCTGATCGGCAAGGAGTTTGTAGGCGGCGGTCTTGTTACCGTTATGGTAAGAGGCGACGTAGGAGCTGTTAAGGCAGCGACCGATGCAGGTGCAGCAGCAGCTCAGCGCGTAGGCGAGCTGGTATCCGTGCATGTAATTCCTCGTCCACATGCAGAAGTTGAAACAATTCTTCCGGGTACAAAAGAAGCGTAA
- a CDS encoding AtpZ/AtpI family protein, with protein sequence MRHNKSVMRSFMMVTQLGLSVMAPVFFCILAGYYIDRYAGTKLTLLFLFLGFLAGGLNAYKLAKSTLAMNEREEREEDQKSRMERQEEERPKVHKPKQPSRVKGHDDEKLS encoded by the coding sequence ATGCGCCATAATAAGAGCGTAATGAGAAGTTTCATGATGGTGACCCAACTGGGGTTGAGTGTCATGGCGCCTGTATTTTTTTGTATTCTTGCCGGTTACTACATTGACCGGTATGCGGGGACAAAGCTGACTTTATTATTTCTGTTTCTCGGATTTCTGGCAGGAGGCTTAAATGCTTATAAGCTGGCGAAGTCCACCCTTGCCATGAATGAAAGGGAAGAACGGGAAGAAGATCAGAAGTCTCGCATGGAGCGGCAGGAGGAAGAAAGACCCAAGGTGCATAAACCGAAGCAGCCAAGCCGGGTGAAAGGACATGACGATGAGAAGCTTTCGTAG
- a CDS encoding ATP synthase subunit I encodes MGKETKNLMLEVSAGIVFFTAAAMVVAFFMYPDRTVFAGLLLGMIIAMAMFLSMALVLERSMKTEDPKTVQKRSVISAVIRYLLLIVILVTVIIRFSNWFNPVAVVIGVLGLKAGAFLQPAIHKIAVRRAKGE; translated from the coding sequence ATGGGGAAGGAAACAAAGAATCTGATGCTTGAGGTTTCGGCCGGAATTGTATTTTTCACTGCGGCAGCTATGGTGGTGGCATTTTTTATGTATCCCGATCGTACTGTTTTTGCGGGATTACTTTTGGGTATGATAATAGCTATGGCCATGTTTTTATCCATGGCTTTGGTTCTTGAGCGCTCTATGAAGACGGAGGATCCAAAGACTGTTCAGAAGCGGAGTGTGATCAGTGCAGTCATCCGCTATTTACTGCTTATTGTTATACTGGTGACAGTTATTATCCGGTTTTCCAACTGGTTTAATCCGGTCGCAGTAGTAATCGGAGTCCTCGGACTCAAGGCTGGGGCATTTTTACAGCCTGCCATCCACAAGATCGCTGTCCGTAGGGCAAAGGGAGAGTGA
- the atpB gene encoding F0F1 ATP synthase subunit A encodes MVVASANNVDFMIKGVTKFQAFGQELWITTTEIGLSIVTIVILIIAVLANRKMKRATEVPGTFQNIVELAVESLDSLVNGTMGHNAKKFVNYIGTIFIFILFCNIGGLFGLRTPTGDFGVTFMLGVFTFCMVQYQGIKNHGIGHLTSMFKPFPVLFPINLIGEITNPLSQALRLFGNMMSGVVIMGLWYGMMPIFVKIGIPSFLHVYCDIFSGCIQTYVFCMLTMVYVNDKMD; translated from the coding sequence ATGGTCGTTGCGAGTGCCAATAATGTGGACTTTATGATCAAAGGCGTTACAAAGTTTCAGGCCTTTGGACAGGAGCTTTGGATTACTACCACAGAAATAGGCCTTAGCATTGTGACAATCGTAATTTTAATAATAGCAGTGCTTGCTAACCGGAAAATGAAGCGGGCCACAGAAGTACCAGGCACCTTTCAGAATATTGTGGAGCTTGCCGTGGAGTCGCTTGACAGCCTGGTAAACGGTACGATGGGTCACAATGCAAAAAAGTTTGTTAATTATATTGGGACTATATTTATTTTCATATTGTTCTGCAATATTGGCGGCTTATTTGGTCTTAGAACGCCAACGGGTGACTTTGGTGTTACATTCATGCTTGGAGTTTTCACATTCTGCATGGTGCAATACCAGGGAATCAAGAATCATGGAATCGGTCATCTCACAAGCATGTTTAAGCCGTTTCCGGTTTTGTTCCCGATTAACTTAATCGGTGAAATTACAAACCCATTATCCCAGGCGCTCCGTTTATTCGGCAACATGATGTCGGGTGTTGTTATCATGGGGTTGTGGTATGGGATGATGCCAATTTTTGTAAAGATCGGTATCCCATCATTTTTACATGTATATTGTGACATATTCTCAGGCTGTATTCAGACTTATGTGTTCTGTATGCTGACTATGGTATATGTCAATGATAAGATGGATTAA
- the atpE gene encoding ATP synthase F0 subunit C, translated as MNGFSGQDFILGCSAIGAGLAMIAGIGPGIGQGIAAGHAAAAVGRNPGAKSDITSTMLLGQAVAETTGLYGFAVAAILMFLKPFS; from the coding sequence ATGAACGGTTTTTCAGGACAGGATTTTATCTTAGGTTGCTCAGCAATCGGTGCAGGTCTTGCGATGATCGCAGGTATCGGACCTGGTATTGGACAGGGTATAGCGGCAGGACATGCGGCTGCTGCAGTTGGACGCAATCCGGGAGCAAAATCTGATATTACATCTACCATGCTTTTAGGACAGGCCGTTGCCGAGACAACAGGTCTTTATGGTTTCGCTGTTGCTGCTATCCTCATGTTCTTAAAGCCATTCAGCTAA
- the atpF gene encoding F0F1 ATP synthase subunit B, whose protein sequence is MERLLGFDPQLLFDSFVTGVNIFILFFALSYMLFNPVREALERRKQKIAGELKSAADDKEAAHAMKEEYEARLQEVKKEAEAILEDARKRAKQREAEIIAEAREEADRIVTRGNREVELERKKALDDMKDQIISIASLMAGKVVAASIDTTVQDALIDETLKEMGESTWQS, encoded by the coding sequence TTGGAACGATTATTGGGATTTGACCCACAGCTGCTTTTCGATTCATTTGTGACAGGCGTCAACATATTCATCTTGTTCTTCGCGTTATCCTATATGCTGTTCAATCCGGTACGGGAAGCCCTGGAAAGAAGAAAACAGAAGATCGCGGGAGAATTAAAAAGTGCTGCCGACGATAAGGAAGCTGCGCATGCAATGAAGGAAGAATACGAGGCCAGACTTCAGGAAGTGAAGAAAGAAGCAGAAGCAATCTTAGAGGATGCCAGAAAAAGAGCGAAGCAGCGTGAAGCAGAAATTATTGCAGAAGCCAGGGAAGAAGCGGACCGCATTGTTACACGGGGCAACCGCGAGGTGGAACTGGAGAGAAAGAAAGCGCTTGATGATATGAAGGATCAGATCATATCCATAGCTTCTCTTATGGCCGGTAAGGTCGTGGCTGCTTCCATTGACACTACGGTGCAGGATGCCCTGATTGACGAGACTTTGAAAGAGATGGGTGAGAGCACATGGCAAAGCTAG
- the atpH gene encoding ATP synthase F1 subunit delta, whose translation MAKLVSKVYGDALFEEALRKQEVDALFEEVKGLQMIWRENQSLAELLDNPKIVKEEKIGIIKNIFDGRVSDDLMGFLAVIVDKGRQKEIPAICEYFVNAVKEYKNIGVAHVTSAVELSEGQKARLAEKLLNTTTYVEFEMDYQVDPSLIGGMVIRIGDRVVDSSVKTQIYDLRRSLLKLQLT comes from the coding sequence ATGGCAAAGCTAGTATCAAAAGTATACGGCGATGCATTGTTTGAGGAAGCCTTAAGAAAGCAGGAAGTGGACGCTTTATTTGAGGAAGTGAAAGGCCTGCAGATGATCTGGCGTGAGAATCAGTCATTGGCGGAGCTTCTTGATAATCCGAAGATTGTAAAGGAAGAGAAAATCGGCATTATTAAGAATATTTTTGACGGACGCGTATCGGATGATCTGATGGGTTTTCTGGCAGTCATTGTCGACAAAGGCAGACAGAAGGAGATTCCGGCAATTTGTGAATACTTCGTAAACGCTGTCAAGGAATATAAGAATATCGGCGTGGCCCATGTGACCAGCGCTGTTGAGTTAAGTGAGGGGCAAAAGGCCCGTCTTGCAGAAAAACTGCTGAATACGACGACCTATGTGGAATTTGAGATGGATTATCAGGTAGACCCGTCACTCATTGGCGGAATGGTGATCCGGATCGGAGACCGGGTGGTGGATTCCAGCGTTAAGACGCAGATTTACGATTTGCGCCGCAGCTTGTTAAAGCTGCAGCTGACATGA
- the atpA gene encoding F0F1 ATP synthase subunit alpha, producing MNLRPEEISSVIKEQIQRYSTKLDVSDVGTVIQVADGIARIHGLENAMQGELLEFPGEIYGMVLNLEEDNVGAVLLGTGAISEGDTVKTTGRVVEVPVGDALTGRVVNALGQPIDGKGPVQTDKFRKIERVAHGVIDRKSVDTPLQTGIKAIDAMIPIGRGQRELIIGDRQTGKTAIALDTIINQKGQGVHCIYVAIGQKSSTVATIVKTLEEYGAMDYTTVVVSTASDLAPLQYIAPYSGCAIGEEWMENGGDVLVVYDDLSKHAAAYRTLSLLLKRPPGREAYPGDVFYLHSRLLERASRLSEEMGGGSLTALPIIETQAGDVSAYIPTNVISITDGQIYLETEMFNSGFRPAINAGLSVSRVGGSAQIKAMKKIAAPIRVELAQYRELASFAQFGSELDKETAEQLAQGERIREVLKQGQYQPIPVEYQIIIIFAATRKLLLDIPTGKILDFEKALTSFIDSKYSEIPVSIRETKQITPETEELLVKAINECKAGVF from the coding sequence ATGAATTTAAGACCAGAAGAGATCAGTTCTGTCATCAAGGAACAGATTCAAAGGTATTCAACGAAACTGGATGTCTCTGATGTCGGTACAGTCATTCAGGTGGCTGACGGAATTGCCCGTATCCATGGCCTTGAGAATGCCATGCAGGGAGAGCTTCTTGAGTTCCCGGGAGAAATTTACGGCATGGTGCTCAACCTGGAAGAAGATAACGTTGGTGCGGTTTTACTGGGTACCGGCGCGATCAGCGAGGGCGATACCGTCAAGACTACCGGACGAGTGGTGGAAGTGCCTGTAGGCGATGCATTAACCGGCCGTGTTGTAAATGCGTTAGGACAGCCCATTGATGGAAAGGGACCGGTCCAGACAGACAAATTCCGTAAGATTGAGCGTGTGGCTCACGGAGTTATTGACAGAAAATCAGTAGATACTCCCCTTCAGACAGGTATTAAGGCTATTGATGCCATGATTCCCATCGGAAGAGGACAGCGTGAGCTGATCATTGGCGACCGCCAGACAGGTAAGACGGCGATTGCCCTTGATACCATCATTAATCAGAAGGGCCAGGGGGTTCATTGTATTTATGTAGCCATCGGCCAGAAGTCATCTACAGTTGCAACCATTGTTAAAACATTGGAAGAGTATGGAGCCATGGATTATACGACCGTCGTGGTATCAACCGCTTCCGATCTTGCTCCACTTCAGTACATTGCTCCTTATTCCGGATGTGCCATTGGAGAGGAATGGATGGAAAACGGCGGGGACGTGCTGGTTGTTTACGATGACTTAAGTAAACATGCGGCAGCTTACCGTACCCTGTCCCTGCTGCTTAAGAGACCGCCGGGCCGTGAGGCTTACCCGGGCGATGTTTTCTATCTCCATTCCAGACTTTTGGAGAGAGCTTCCAGGCTTTCAGAAGAAATGGGAGGAGGCTCCTTAACAGCACTTCCAATCATTGAGACACAGGCGGGTGACGTATCCGCTTATATTCCTACCAACGTTATTTCCATTACAGACGGACAGATTTATCTGGAGACAGAAATGTTTAACTCCGGCTTCCGTCCTGCCATCAATGCAGGTCTTTCCGTATCCCGTGTAGGCGGCTCCGCCCAGATCAAGGCAATGAAGAAGATCGCAGCTCCCATCCGTGTGGAACTGGCGCAGTACCGCGAACTTGCAAGCTTTGCGCAGTTTGGTTCCGAGCTTGATAAGGAGACGGCTGAACAGCTTGCTCAGGGCGAGAGGATCAGAGAAGTATTAAAGCAGGGTCAGTATCAGCCGATTCCGGTTGAATACCAGATCATCATTATCTTTGCGGCGACCAGGAAGCTTCTCCTGGATATACCTACTGGTAAAATCCTTGATTTTGAAAAGGCTTTGACCAGCTTCATTGACAGCAAATATTCTGAAATCCCTGTAAGCATCCGCGAGACGAAGCAGATCACGCCTGAGACGGAGGAATTGCTGGTAAAGGCAATCAACGAATGTAAAGCAGGCGTTTTTTAA
- the atpG gene encoding ATP synthase F1 subunit gamma encodes MASIRDIKRRRDSISSTEQITKAMKLISTVKLQKSKAKAEESKPYYGMMYDTIGSMLRKSGSIDHKYLKAGGSERKAVIVITSNRGLAGGYNSNIVKLVNGDKRLTPELTDVYAVGRKGKEALARKGYTIAEDYSEVINEPIYRDAADITMELLDAFGQDRIGEIYLAYTSFKNTVTHIPTLKKLLPVELAEGSEKMDLTLMNYEPDEDQVLDSIIPKYMSSLIYGALLEAVASENGARMTAMDSATNNAEEMIEELGLAYNRARQGSITQELTEIIAGANAIS; translated from the coding sequence ATGGCATCCATTAGGGATATCAAACGAAGAAGAGACAGTATTTCCAGTACCGAACAGATTACAAAAGCCATGAAGCTCATATCTACCGTTAAGCTGCAGAAGTCCAAAGCAAAGGCAGAGGAATCCAAACCCTATTACGGCATGATGTATGATACCATAGGTTCCATGCTGCGCAAATCCGGCAGTATTGACCATAAGTATTTAAAGGCAGGCGGCTCTGAGAGAAAGGCAGTCATTGTCATCACTTCAAACCGGGGTCTGGCAGGCGGCTATAACAGCAACATTGTCAAGCTGGTGAATGGAGATAAAAGGCTTACGCCGGAACTGACAGATGTTTACGCCGTTGGACGGAAGGGGAAAGAAGCACTGGCAAGAAAGGGTTATACCATCGCTGAGGATTATTCTGAGGTGATCAATGAACCGATCTACCGGGATGCGGCCGATATTACCATGGAGCTTCTGGACGCCTTTGGACAGGACCGGATAGGTGAAATTTATCTGGCATATACATCTTTTAAGAATACAGTGACCCATATACCGACCCTTAAAAAGCTTCTCCCGGTTGAATTGGCAGAGGGAAGTGAAAAGATGGATCTGACCTTAATGAATTATGAGCCGGATGAGGATCAGGTATTGGATTCCATTATTCCAAAGTATATGAGCAGCCTGATCTATGGCGCTTTGCTGGAGGCCGTTGCCAGTGAAAACGGAGCCAGGATGACAGCCATGGATTCTGCAACCAACAATGCGGAAGAGATGATAGAAGAGCTTGGACTGGCATATAACCGGGCAAGACAGGGTTCCATTACCCAGGAGCTTACGGAGATCATAGCAGGTGCCAATGCGATTTCATAA